From the genome of Corallococcus macrosporus DSM 14697:
GCGTGCCTCCCGTGCAACTGCCCCTGGAGCACCAACGGCGTGCCGTGCCGCACCGCGCGCGACAGGTTCGGTCCGAAGCTGAAAGGGAAATAGACCCAGGAGCCGCTGTTGATGCCCATGGTCCCGGTGCTGGCCGGAAAGCTCGAAGAGGCGTGGATGATGAGGGGCTTGCCGAAATGAAGGTGGCCGAGCCCCGTGTGATAGGCCTCCTGGAGCACCATCGAGTCGAAGGTCTGGCGTGAGCGCACGGTGATGAGGTGCTGCAGCTCGCCCTTCTCCGGCCAGAAGGACGCCTGCACCTCATCACCGTTCCGCAGTTGCCCGCGCACCGTCATCAAGCTCGTCAACTTGCTGTAGAACGAGCGGTCGAGGACGACGCCCTCCTTCACCCCCTTGGAGCGCAAGCGGACGCGAAGGCCGTCTGCCCGGACATCCTCCTTCGCGAGCAGCGGGAGCAGGGGCTCGAAGTCCGCGTCCGGGTGACTGTCGGGGCTGAGCGCCCCCAGCACGATGGCGACCGACCCCAGCATCTTGCGCTGCTGCTTCACGTACCTGCCGGAGACGCGCTTGGGCTGGGACATGCTGCTCAACTTCATCCGGGAGAGCTGCAGGTAGGGCAGCTCCACCCGGGCGTTCTGGATGGCCAGGACCTCATCCCCGGTCAGCCGGAAGGCGATGTCACTGACGCCTGGCGCCAGGTCATCCGAGAGGGGAACGAAGCCGGACTTGCTTCGCTCCTGGTTGAGCGCGGTGAAGAGCCGGCGGATGAGCGTGGGCATATGTGTCAGTGCCTGGGAGAAACGCTTCAATAGTCGACGATACGGAGGGGCCTGACAATCGAGGAGCGGGCGGCCTGGCGGGCTCTTGCGCCGATTTCACCTGAATCCCCGCTCTGCCGCGCGCCAGGGCCACGGCGCATCCTTGGGCTCCATCTGCTTCCACCCGAGGTCCCGTCATGACGCATGAACACTCCGCCCACCACCACGTCCCGGTGGGCTTTGGCGCCGACCGCGCGCCCCACTACGACGCCCAGGCCTCCCTCAACCTCGCGGGCGCGCCGGCCATCTACGAGCTCGGCACCAGCGCCCTCACGGCCCGGCTCGACGGGCAGGACGCGGCGTCACTGCTGTTCGTGGGCGTGGGCACGGGCGCGGAGCTGGTGCCCTACAACCGCTTCGGCGTGCCGGGCTGGCGCTTCACGGGCGTGGAGCCCTCGGAGCCCATGCTCGCCGTCGCCCGCAAGCGGCTGGAGGACGAAGGGCTCCTCTCGCGCACCCACCTGCACCACGGCGAGCTGCGCACCCTGCCCGCCAGCGCCCCGTTCGACGGCGCGCAGCTCATGGGCGTCCTCCACCACGTCGAGGGAGAGGAGGCGCGACTGGAGCTGCTGCGGGAGGTGACACGGCGCCTCAAGCCGGGGGCGCCGCTCGTCCTG
Proteins encoded in this window:
- a CDS encoding class I SAM-dependent methyltransferase produces the protein MTHEHSAHHHVPVGFGADRAPHYDAQASLNLAGAPAIYELGTSALTARLDGQDAASLLFVGVGTGAELVPYNRFGVPGWRFTGVEPSEPMLAVARKRLEDEGLLSRTHLHHGELRTLPASAPFDGAQLMGVLHHVEGEEARLELLREVTRRLKPGAPLVLGCRVGIDPVLTDIEFHRLKALGVSAEALERRRQMLPTLKPIPSDAALFDMFARANLVEPRTLFISLHFKVFLARYQPDSRG